In one Haloplanus salinus genomic region, the following are encoded:
- a CDS encoding halocyanin domain-containing protein, whose translation MKRRDFLRVAGGSAAAGTAAATATPAAAQASFGGWMSGVDNYSEVVDATGQSEVAITVGAQGNGGNFAFDPAVVQVDPGTKIVWEWNGEGGQHNVVAEEGGEFESELVAEAGFTFEQTLESEGVVKYFCQPHRALGMKGVVVVGEMPGGGSEGGGGGGGEVDLHELGVPIQAHWVGSATILGIIVSLIFSFYVLKYGESPHTGTGRGE comes from the coding sequence ATGAAGAGGCGGGACTTTCTGAGAGTGGCCGGAGGATCCGCCGCCGCCGGGACGGCCGCGGCGACAGCCACCCCGGCCGCCGCACAGGCGTCGTTCGGCGGGTGGATGAGCGGCGTCGATAACTACAGCGAGGTGGTCGACGCGACCGGCCAAAGCGAGGTGGCGATCACCGTCGGCGCCCAAGGCAACGGTGGGAACTTCGCGTTCGATCCGGCCGTCGTTCAGGTGGATCCGGGAACGAAGATCGTCTGGGAGTGGAACGGTGAGGGCGGTCAACACAACGTCGTCGCCGAGGAAGGCGGCGAGTTCGAGAGCGAACTCGTCGCCGAAGCTGGCTTCACCTTCGAGCAGACCCTCGAATCCGAGGGCGTCGTGAAGTACTTCTGCCAGCCCCACCGCGCGCTCGGCATGAAAGGCGTCGTCGTCGTCGGCGAGATGCCCGGCGGTGGCAGCGAGGGTGGCGGCGGCGGTGGCGGCGAGGTCGACCTCCACGAACTCGGCGTGCCGATCCAGGCCCACTGGGTCGGTTCCGCGACGATCCTCGGCATCATCGTCTCGCTGATATTCAGCTTCTACGTGCTGAAATACGGCGAGTCACCACACACCGGCACCGGGAGGGGAGAGTAA